A region from the Medicago truncatula cultivar Jemalong A17 chromosome 6, MtrunA17r5.0-ANR, whole genome shotgun sequence genome encodes:
- the LOC120580878 gene encoding receptor-like protein 34, producing MESNNIQGSIMNGIQNLTLLENLDLSNNEFSSSIPVWLYNLQHLKFLNLGGNNLFGTISDAMGNLTSMVQLDLSFNQLKGRIPSSIGNLDSMLELDLQGNAIRGELLRSFGNLSSLQFLGLYKNQLSGNPFEILRPLSKLSVLVLERNLFQGIVKEDDLANLTSLQYCYASENNLTLEVGSNWHPSFQLYELGMSSWQIGHNFPSWIQTQKDLHYLDISNTGFGPCKQQFERKYTKLSRPFECHDAKEKKQRFFNIFKYIDCGDWMKYS from the exons ATGGAATCTAATAACATCCAAGGATCGATTATGAATGGAATTCAAAATCTCACTCTCCTTGAAAATCTTGACTTGTCTAACAATGAATTCTCGTCTTCTATACCTGTTTGGCTATACAATCTTCAACATCTCAAGTTCTTGAACCTTGGAGGGAATAACTTGTTTGGAACCATTTCCGATGCCATGGGAAATTTGACTTCCATGGTTCAACTTGATTTGTCATTTAATCAACTAAAAGGAAGAATTCCATCTTCTATTGGAAATTTAGATTCTATGCTCGAGCTGGATTTACAGGGAAACGCAATTCGTGGTGAACTTCTTAGATCATTTGGAAATCTTTCTTCATTACAATTTCTTGGTCTTTATAAAAACCAATTAAGTGGAAATCCATTTGAAATTCTTAGACCACTTTCTAAACTGTCGGTTCTTGTACTTGAAAGAAATCTATTTCAAGGAATTGTCAAGGAAGATGATCTTGCAAATCTTACGAGTTTACAATATTGTTATGCATCAGAGAACAATCTCACTTTAGAAGTTGGTTCCAATTGGCATCCTAGTTTTCAGCTATACGAATTGGGAATGAGCTCGTGGCAAATCGGCCATAACTTTCCGTCGTGGATTCAAACTCAAAAGGATCTTCATTATTTGGACATATCTAATACAG GATTTGGACCTTGCAAACAACAATTTGAACGGAAATATACCAAATTGTCTCGACCATTTGAGTGCCATGATGCTAAGGAAAAGAAGCAAAGATTCTTTAATATATTCAAATACATCGATTGTGGAGATTGGATGAAGTATAGTTAG
- the LOC25496484 gene encoding uncharacterized protein PAM68-like, whose translation MKTLVFASNPILQSSTQSPICKPQKFPFSQPNTSKQLNYQFTTLKPQASAKGFSNTRPPSTNKAKDDVPIKKNPNNKNDDDDIPKEVMYRIIGRILFSTLVPMALGLSFLHLYGELKDRHIFNAPLWMPFVTTLVFFGASGLGIAYGVLSTSLDAEREGSLLGFEEVEKNWDEMWQQENVSDD comes from the coding sequence ATGAAAACTCTGGTTTTTGCATCAAACCCAATTCTCCAAAGCTCAACACAATCTCCAATATGTAAACCACAAAAATTCCCATTTTCTCAACCCAATACATCAAAACAACTCAACTACCAATTCACCACGTTGAAGCCACAAGCTAGTGCAAAAGGCTTCTCCAACACAAGACCACCATCAACAAATAAAGCTAAAGATGATGTCCCTATCAAGAAAAATCCCAACAATaagaatgatgatgatgatattccTAAGGAAGTTATGTATAGAATAATAGGTAGAATATTGTTTAGTACTTTAGTTCCAATGGCATTAGGGTTATCATTCTTGCATCTTTATGGTGAGTTAAAGGATAGACACATATTTAATGCTCCTTTGTGGATGCCATTTGTGACAACTCTTGTATTTTTTGGAGCTTCTGGACTTGGAATTGCATATGGTGTACTTTCTACTAGTTTGGATGCAGAGAGAGAAGGTTCTTTGTTGGgatttgaagaagttgagaAGAATTGGGATGAGATGTGGCAACAAGAGAATGTAAGTGATGATTGA